The DNA sequence CACTTTTCCTCTCACTCCATATATATACATCCACCATGGAAAGATCCTTGAGAAGCTAACAtcatatatataacaaatatgTATCTATAGCCTATTGTTATACATCCACCATGGAAAGATCCTTGAGAACTAAGCTAACatcatatatataacatatatgtATCTATAGACTATATTGTTGCTATATACAGGCatacgaagagagagagagagagagagatcataaTCCATTAATTTAGTATGGGGTTACAAACCCAGCTGAACGACGTCTCATCCGACTCCATCCCACTCCTACTCATCGCACTCATCGCCGGTTCTATCTACCGCCTCCGCTCCTCCCTCCTCACCCTCCTTCATTTCCTGGGTCTCAGCCCCCATCCCGGTCCAGGCACAGACTACGACGAAGGCGATATTGCGGGCCCGACCGTGGGCTCGGGACTCGCGGGTCTCGTTAACCTGTCCGACCAGCTCGCCATCAACCGCCAGTTATCCTATCCATACGACCGTGACGACGCCGTTGCCACCGCACGGGATTGCGATTGCGTGGTGTGCTTGTGCACCTTGAGGGATGGGGAGCTGGTCCGCATGCTCCAGTGCCGCCACGTGTTCCACAAGCACTGCTTCGACTCCTGGCTCAACAACCTCAACTTCAATTGCCCTCTCTGCCGCTCTCCCGTCCTACACCGCGACAGCGGCGCGCTCACGCGCTGCCGACTCTCCCGCGACCTCCTCCACTGGCTTTCCATCCGCTGAGAATCAATGGAGATAACGTCATAAATAAGTTCACATGGTGTCCACTTATATCCGCCCATCCGCCGGTGGCTTCttacttttttctttctctgcTTGTTTTCAATACTATTCGTACTATGTTTTTATATCACATTTTTATACCACCTTAAGCGGCATCTgaacatcatttgaaaaatttgtaaaaccCAAGAAAATAAAGGAGAAATACTTATTGTATACCACagtcatcatttaattaactagtttttcttaattattagtttattaaataatgaactaaatttaaaactttgattaattc is a window from the Malus domestica chromosome 16, GDT2T_hap1 genome containing:
- the LOC103402647 gene encoding E3 ubiquitin-protein ligase RHA2A; protein product: MGLQTQLNDVSSDSIPLLLIALIAGSIYRLRSSLLTLLHFLGLSPHPGPGTDYDEGDIAGPTVGSGLAGLVNLSDQLAINRQLSYPYDRDDAVATARDCDCVVCLCTLRDGELVRMLQCRHVFHKHCFDSWLNNLNFNCPLCRSPVLHRDSGALTRCRLSRDLLHWLSIR